A DNA window from Penaeus vannamei isolate JL-2024 chromosome 5, ASM4276789v1, whole genome shotgun sequence contains the following coding sequences:
- the LOC113819783 gene encoding complement C1q-like protein 4, giving the protein MVVGSYKYRRGLSLPHSTADPGNGTLEPGMTRLANVFVVLVAAVVAVAGRGDRAAHSLVGAPPPAPSKPVPKFCSGGFSVRKAVLSGSRPPSRLRFQDVLTNLGGWSSSESDFEAPCTGVYFFTFHAVSPEKNDFTLALMKDGKYQVTAYGSKGNYQQGSNSALLVLNAGEKVHLELQDGSVYEHPYDEAYTTFSAFLVEQF; this is encoded by the exons ATGGTCGTGGGTTCATATAAATACAGACGAGGCCTCTCGCTGCCTCACTCCACGGCTGACCCAGGTAACGGCACCTTGGAACCCGGG ATGACCCGCTTGGCGAATGTGTTCGTAGTCTTGGTCGCCGCGGTGGTTGCGGTGGCCGGCCGGGGGGACCGCGCCGCCCACTCCCTCGTCGGCGCTCCACCGCCCGCGCCCTCAAAGCCGGTGCCCAAATT TTGTTCTGGTGGGTTCAGCGTCCGGAAGGCGGTCCTTTCCGGGTCTCGGCCACCCAGTCGTCTCAGGTTCCAG GACGTCTTGACCAATCTGGGCGGATGGTCGTCCTCCGAGAGCGACTTCGAGGCCCCGTGCACTGGGGTCTACTTCTTCACCTTCCACGCCGTCTCGCCCGAAAAGAATGACTTCAC CCTGGCCCTCATGAAAGACGGCAAGTACCAGGTGACCGCCTACGGCAGCAAGGGGAATTACCAGCAGGGCTCCAACTCGGCTCTGCTCGTCCTCAACGCCGGGGAGAAGGTCCACCTTGAGCTGCAGGACGGCTCTGTGTACGAGCACCCTTACGACGAGGCCTACACTACCTTCTCAGCCTTCCTTGTTGAACAGttctga